TCGGAAGGTACTATTCCCTGGTTAGTGTCTCTAACCTTCCCAGGTGTTGATATTCGGTCTTTATCAAATCAACAATTCTTGTTGTTCTCCATAAAACTACAGATCGATTCTCAAAATGCTGGGGATGGGATTGATGGGATTGATGGGACGGGGGAGGAAATGGTGGTGTTTAACACCCATCGTGCCTGTGCATGTTTTTGTAAAAGCCGTGTTTCCTGTGTGTTTTATGAtagagaggaacaggaggagtAGCCAGCAGCACTCAGTCACCACCCGGAGAATGGTGGCGTTATACGATTATGACCCAAGGGAGAGCTCACCAAATGTCGATGTGGAGGTACCCTGTTCAGATCAGCTTCCTTTTCACATCATTGTTTCATGGCATGTGTCTGTCACTGGGAGGGAGTTCCTTCCCTACTGCCTTTGAAATGTACAGGCCAGACTGGGTAGCAATGGCAGGTTCCTTTCCTAAAGTGCTTTACTGACCCAGATGGGGTCATAACAATTAATGATCATTTTGTGCTCATTATTACTGAGACTGGTTTCTGATTGCAGATATTTTGTTGATTAATCGAAATTAAATACCACCAGCAGCCACTGAACCTCCCCCAAGTTttagtctctgtgtctgtgttactgtgtctgGTGCTATTACCCACTAGCTCTGAGTCTTTCTCAAACTATTCCCAAGCTCTGTACAAAAAAACACTCATATTTAAGGTGTCTTTCTAACCAACGCTATCATTTCAACAAAAGAGCAAGGTTAATCTTATTTATCCCTGCTTTTTTCCCATGAAGGATTTTGAACAGGATAAATATGGAGGTGTAAGGTCCAATTGTAAAAAGTTATTGCTGTGATCTCTAACCTGCTCTAACCAGACCTTTCAAGAGGGAGTTGGAAGAATATTTGTAAAGGAAAGATTTGCATGGGAATGGGATTAATTGGATAATTCCTTCATGTAGAAGCAACagcttgtagatgctggagatctgaaataaaaactaacattgctggagaaactcagaacgTCTCACAGTATGTGTGGaccgagaaacagagttaatgttttgagtccagtttttcttctttagaactgaagggggggggggggggggctggaaaatacatttttaatgctGTTGAGAGATGGAGGAGGAGTGACTGAGGCAGATTATGAGGATGTCCAGAGCAAAAGTCAAAGGGAGTGTCGATGGTAGTAAAGGAGAGATTGACATGTTAAATAGGTGTAAATGAAAGGCGTGTACAAGAGAAAATGGGTGTATTCATGAGTGAGCAAcgagggaaaaagtgaggtctgcagatgctggagatcaaagttgaaactttattgctggaacagcacagcaggtcaggcagcatccagggaacaggagattcgacgtttcgggcacaggcccttcttcaggaatgagcagagagtgttcagcaggagaagataaaaggtagggaggagggacttggaggaggggagttggaaatgtgataggtggaaagaggtcaaggtgagggtgataggtcggagtaggacggaggcggagaggtcaagaagaagactacaggtcaggaaggcNNNNNNNNNNNNNNNNNNNNNNNNNNNNNNNNNNNNNNNNNNNNNNNNNNNNNNNNNNNNNNNNNNNNNNNNNNNNNNNNNNNNNNNNNNNNNNNNNNNNNNNNNNNNNNNNNNNNNNNNNNNNNNNNNNNNNNNNNNNNNNNNNNNNNNNNNNNNNNNNNNNNNNNNNNNNNNNNNNNNNNNNNNNNNNNNNNNNNNNNNNNNNNNNNNNNNNNNNNNNNNNNNNNNNNNNNNNNNNNNNNNNNNNNNNNNNNNNNNNNNNNNNNNNNNNNNNNNNNNNNNNNNNNNNNNNNNNNNNNNNNNNNNNNNNNNNNNNNNNNNNNNNNNNNNNNNNNNNNNNNNNNNNNNNNNNNNNNNNNNNNNNNNNNNNNNNNNNNNNNNNNNNNNNNNNNNNNNNNNNNNNNNNNNNNNNNNNNNNNNNNNNNNNNNNNNNNNNNNNNNNNNNNNNNNNNNNNNNNNNNNNNNNNNNNNNNNNNNNNNNNNNNNNNNNNNNNNNNNNNNNNNNNNNNNNNNNNNNNNNNNNNNNNNNNNNNNNNNNNNNNNNNNNNNNNNNNNNNNNNNNNNNNNNNNNNNNNNNNNNNNNNNNNNNNNNNNNNNNNNNNNNNNNNNNNNNNNNNNNNNNNNNNNNNNNNNNNNNNNNccacgtcgggggggaaattgtggtccttgaagaaggaggccatctgtgttgtgcgtttttggaactggtcctcttgggagcagatgcggcggagtcgaaggaattgggagaatgggttggcgtttttacagggggcaggatgggaggtgtagtccaggtagctgtgggagtcggttggtttgtagtagatgtccgtgttgattcggtcgcctgagatagaaacagaaaggtctaggaaggggagggaggagtccgagactgttgacctctccgcctccatcctactccgacctatcaccctcaccttgacctctttccacctatcacatttccaacgcccctcctccaagtccctcctccctaccttttatcttctcctgctgaacactctctgctcattcctgaagaagggcctgtgcccgaaacgtcgaatctcctgttccctggatgctgcctgacctgctgtgctgttccagcaagaaAGTTTCAACTGAGCAACGAGGGAGCTAATCAAAATGGTGGATCGTGTTCAtattatggtgagtgggcaggtaaCTGGAGCTGAGGTCacggaaagatcagccatgatcttattgaccaGCCAGAccgcccactcctgctcctacctCTCCCCAGTTATGATCTTTTTTATTGATTCGTCTACAGGGAACACTTAGATTCCTCTGTGTCCTCGCACTCTGcggtctttctctatttaaataatatgctgtaCTTTGGAATATCCTGACGTTATGAAAGACACTGTGAAAATTGAAGTCTTTCTGCAAATGACAGTTAATGAAGTTATTACATTGTGTAAGGATCCATATAAATATAGATTtatcaccagagggtggaatgtcAGAGTTTGCAGCTACAAGCTGAGGTCCAATTTGCTACAACTTCCCTTCTCTCTGGATGTAGTAATCAAAGAACAGAcacaaaaataatacaaaatgtATGTTATCGTAGAGGACTGTGTCAAATACAGTTCCCATTTCTGTTTCAGGCCGAATTAACGTTTTGTGCGGGCGATATCATCAGTGTCTGGGGAGAGCTGGATGAAGATGGATTTTATTACGTAGGTTCATCAAgaacaaatatttcaaataagCCAAAAGGTGCCACTTTTTTATTGAACTGAAAAAGGAAATTACCTTCATCATGCGGAAATCTTATGTATTTCAAATGGTGTATGAACAGTTGCTTGCTGCTTTTCTTCATGTTAACATCTTTCAAATGTGAATCACATTGGGACAACAAAGTTGATTTGAAATGAGGgacagaaaacacagaaaaaataATTCATATAATTTCCTCTTCAATTTCCATTGACTCCTTAAtaagtcaaagaacaaagaaaatttacatcccAGGAACGggccctctccaaagcgtccacatccatTTGGTcatgtgtggggggggggggggtgggggNNNNNNNNNNNNNNNNNNNNNNNNNNNNNNNNNNNNNNNNNNNNNNNNNNNNNNNNNNNNNNNNNNNNNNNNNNNNNNNNNNNNNNNNNNNNNNNNNNNNNNNNNNNNNNNNNNNNNNNNNNNNNNNNNNNNNNNNNNNNNNNNNNNNNNNNNNNNNNNNNNNNNNNNNNNNNNNNNNNNNNNNNNNNNNNNNNNNNNNNNNNNNNNNNNNNNNNNNNNNNNNNNNNNNNNNNNNNNNNNNNNNNNNNNNNNNNNNNNNNNNNNNNNNNNNNNNNNNNNNNNNNNNNNNNNNNNNNNNNNNNNNNNNNNNNNNNNNNNNNNNNNNNNNNNNNNNNNNNNNNNNNNNNNNNNNNNNNNNNNNNNNNNNNNNNNNNNNNNNNNNNNNNNNNNNNNNNNNNNNNNNNNNNNNNNNNNNNNNNNNNNNNNNNNNNNNNNNNNNNNNNNNNNNNNNNNNNNNNNNNNNNNNNNNNNNNNNNNNNNNNNNNNNNNNNNNNNNNNNNNNNNNNNNNNNNNNNNNNNNNNNNNNNNNNNNNNNNNNNNNNNNNNNNNNNNNNNNNNNNNNNNNNNNNNNNNNNNNNNNNNNNNNNNNNNNNNNNNNNNNNNNNNNNNNNNNNNNNNNNNNNNNNNNNNNNNNNNNNNNNNNNNNNNNNNNNNNNNNNNNNNNNNNNNNNNNNNNcactgacccctgtggaacaccactggtcacctttctccatttcgagaaactcccttcaactactactctctgtctcctgttgcacaaccagttctttatccacctagctagaacacacAGCACACCatgtgacctcactttctctattagtttaccatagggaaccttatcaaacgtcttactaaagtccacatatatgacatctacagcccttccttcatctatcaacttggtcacttcctcgaagaactctattaagttggtaaggcatgatctcccccgcaaaaaaccatgttgtctatcactgataagttcattcttttctaaatataaatagatcctatccctcagtaccttctcccgcaactttctcaccactgatgttaggctcactggtctgtagttacctgaaatatccctactacccttcatGTACTGGGGGACAACATCCACTTTCCTCCAAcatctcacctgtgtttaagaatgccacaaagatatctgtcagggccctagatatttcctctctcacctctctcagcaacctgggatagatcccatttggtcctggggatttgcccaccttaataacctctagcctacccaacacatcttcccgatttatgtcaacgtgatcccaGACTCAACGAGCCAGCACTCTCAGAACATCATATCCAACAATGACTACTATTATATTTAATgcaacatttattaaataatgcTGACTGTGCTAAGACTTATCCCAGAAACTGATTTCAGATCATCAGTCAGGCTCACAGCATCATTCATTTACATGTGTTTGAAGCAAACTAAATCCACTCAGAGGATCCTGTCCTTTGGAGACAAAGGGAATATGGCCATATGTTGTACCTATTTCACTGAGGAGACAGCCAATCCCTGCTGGATCCCCATGCCCTGCCTAATCAGTGTTGACCTATCCATTTTGAATTTGACAAGTTAAATGTGACACTTGATAGTTCTTGTCACAGCTCCATGCCAAGCATACTCCAACAACCAGTGTTCTCTTTGCAGCGTTTTTATTTATTGATCTTGTGTAAGTCGCTGTTCCTTTGCTAAAGTTGGTTTTCTTGCATCTCAATCCTGACAATTGTGAGGCAAACAGAAAAGCCTGAACTCCAAGTTTCTTTTTAACAACATTTCAGTTCTGTGGTGCCAAGGAACTAATCACAGACATCAAAAACATGAATCAATCCGAGCAGTGCAATTCTTATGAATTCACAGCCGGGAGTCTGTGCAAGGTGCATTTTCAGAAACCATTTGTTGTGTTCAACTACTCCCATAAAGATAACTTTCATCTGGTTCACTTGGTATTATCCACGTTTAAGCAGCTCTTGGCTGATATGTATGTCAACTCAATTTACCCACTTTTACTCCAGACCCATTAGTATTCTGCCCACCTCgggttttaaatgtttaattaacAACactcactacatccctccccctgcCCCCTCCCCAATACCCCTTCCCCCTTACTGCTCCCaccttcccccttcccccacactgctcccaccttccccccccctGCTCCCACCTTCCAATCCCTTTTGCCTCCCGCCCCTCCNNNNNNNNNNNNNNNNNNNNNNNNNNNNNNNNNNNNNNNNNNNNNNNNNNNNNNNNNNNNNNNNNNNNNNNNNNNNNNNNNNNNNNNNNNNNNNNNNNNNNNNNNNNNNNNNNNNNNNNNNNNNNNNNNNNNNNNNNNNNNNNNNNNNNNNNNNNNNNNNNNNNNNNNNNNNNNNNNNNNNNNNNNNNNNNNNNNNNNNNNNNNNNNNNNNNNNNNNNNNNNNNNNNNNNNNNNNNNNNNNNNNNNNNNNNNNNNNNNNNNNNNNNNNNNNNNNNNNNNNNNNNNNNNNNNNNNNNNNNNNNNNNNNNNNNNNNNNNNNNNNNNNNNNNNNNNNNNNNNNNNNNNNNNNNNNNNNNNNNNNNNNNNNNNNNNNNNNNNNNNNNNNNNNNNNNNNNNNNNNNNNNNNNNNNNNNNNNNNNNNNNNNNNNNNNNNNNNNNNNNNNNNNNNNNNNNNNNNNNNNNNNNNNNNNNNNNNNNNNNNNNNNNNNNNNNNNNNNNNNNNNNNNNNNNNNNNNNNNNNNNNNNNNNNNNNNNNNNNNNNNNNNNNNNNNNNNNNNNNNNNNNNNNNNNNNNNNNNNNNNNNNNNNNNNNNNNNNNNNNNNNNNNNNNNNNNNNNNNNNNNNNNNNNNNNNNNNNNNNNNNNNNNNNNNNNNNNNNNNNNNNNNNNNNNNNNNNNNNNNNNNNNNNNNNNNNNNNNNNNNNNNNNNNNNNNNNNNNNNNNNNNNNNNNNNNNNNNNNNNNNNNNNNNNNNNNNNNNNNNNNNNNNNNNNNNNNNNNNNNNNNNNNNNNNNNNNNNNNNNNNNNNNNNNNNNNNNNNNNNNNNNNNNNNNNNNNNNNNNNNNNNNNNNNNNNNNNNNNNNNNNNNNNNNNNNNNNNNNNNNNNNNNNNNNNNNNNNNNNNNNNNNNNNNNNNNNNNNNNNNNNNNNNNNNNNNNNNNNNNNNNNNNNNNNNNNNNNNNNNNNNNNNNNNNNNNNNNNNNNNNNNNNNNNNNNNNNNNNNNNNNNNNNNNNNNNNNNNNNNNNNNNNNNNNNNNNNNNNNNNNNNNNNNNNNNNNNNNNNNNNNNNNNNNNNNNNNNNNNNNNNNNNNNNNNNNNNNNNNNNNNNNNNNNNNNNNNNNNNNNNNNNNNNNNNNNNNNNNNNNNNNNNNNNNNNNNNNNNNNNNNNNNNNNNNNNNNNNNNNNNNNNNNNNNNNNNNNNNNNNNNNNNNNNNNNNNNNNNNNNNNNNNNNNNNNNNNNNNNNNNNNNNNNNNNNNNNNNNNNNNNNNNNNNNNNNNNNNNNNNNNNNNNNNNNNNNNNNNNNNNNNNNNNNNNNNNNNNNNNNNNNNNNNNNNNNNNNNNNNNNNNNNNNNNNNNNNNNNNNNNNNNNNNNNNNNNNNNNNNNNNNNNNNNNNNNNNNNNNNNNNNNNNNNNNNNNNNNNNNNNNNNNNNNNNNNNNNNNNNNNNNNNNNNNNNNNNNNNNNNNNNNNNNNNNNNNNNNNNNNNNNNNNNNNNNNNNNNNNNNNNNNNNNNNNNNNNNNNNNNNNNNNNNNNNNNNNNNNNNNNNNNNNNNNNNNNNNNNNNNNNNNNNNNNNNNNNNNNNNNNNNNNNNNNNNNNNNNNNNNNNNNNNNNNNNNNNNNNNNNNNNNNNNNNNNNNNNNNNNNNNNNNNNNNNNNNNNNNNNNNNNNNNNNNNNNNNNNNNNNNNNNNNNNNNNNNNNNNNNNNNNNNNNNNNNNNNNNNNNNNNNNNNNNNNNNNNNNNNNNNNNNNNNNNNNNNNNNNNNNNNNNNNNNNNNNNNNNNNNNNNNNNNNNNNNNNNNNNNNNNNNNNNNNNNNNNNNNNNNNNNNNNNNNNNNNNNNNNNNNNNNNNNNNNNNNNNNNNNNNNNNNNNNNNNNNNNNNNNNNNNNNNNNNNNNNNNNNNNNNNNNNNNNNNNNNNNNNNNNNNNNNNNNNNNNNNNNNNNNNNNNNNNNNNNNNNNNNNNNNNNNNNNNNNNNNNNNNNNNNNNNNNNNNNNNNNNNNNNNNNNNNNNNNNNNNNNNNNNNNNNNNNNNNNNNNNNNNNNNNNNNNNNNNNNNNNNNNNNNNNNNNNNNNNNNNNNNNNNNNNNNNNNNNNNNNNNNNNNNNNNNNNNNNNNNNNNNNNNNNNNNNNNNNNNNNNNNNNNNNNNNNNNNNNNNNNNNNNNNNNNNNNNNNNNNNNNNNNNNNNNNNNNNNNNNNNNNNNNNNNNNNNNNNNNNNNNNNNNNNNNNNNNNNNNNNNNNNNNNNNNNNNNNNNNNNNNNNNNNNNNNNNNNNNNNNNNNNNNNNNNNNNNNNNNNNNNNNNNNNNNNNNNNNNNNNNNNNNNNNNNNNNNNNNNNNNNNNNNNNNNNNNNNNNNNNNNNNNNNNNNNNNNNNNNNNNNNNNNNNNNNNNNNNNNNNNNNNNNNNNNNNNNNNNNNNNNNNNNNNNNNNNNNNNNNNNNNNNNNNNNNNNNNNNNNNNNNNNNNNNNNNNNNNNNNNNNNNNNNNNNNNNNNNNNNNNNNNNNNNNNNNNNNNNNNNNNNNNNNNNNNNNNNNNNNNNNNNNNNNNNNNNNNNNNNNNNNNNNNNNNNNNNNNNNNNNNNNNNNNNNNNNNNNNNNNNNNNNNNNNNNNNNNNNNNNNNNNNNNNNNNNNNNNNNNNNNNNNNNNNNNNNNNNNNNNNNNNNNNNNNNNNNNNNNNNNNNNNNNNNNNNNNNNNNNNNNNNNNNNNNNNNNNNNNNNNNNNNNNNNNNNNNNNNNNNNNNNNNNNNNNNNNNNNNNNNNNNNNNNNNNNNNNNNNNNNNNNNNNNNNNNNNNNNNNNNNNNNNNNNNNNNNNNNNNNNNNNNNNNNNNNNNNNNNNNNNNNNNNNNNNNNNNNNNNNNNNNNNNNNNNNNNNNNNNNNNNNNNNNNNNNNNNNNNNNNNNNNNNNNNNNNNNNNNNNNNNNNNNNNNNNNNNNNNNNNNNNNNNNNNNNNNNNNNNNNNNNNNNNNNNNNNNNNNNNNNNNNNNNNNNNNNNNNNNNNNNNNNNNNNNNNNNNNNNNNNNNNNNNNNNNNNNNNNNNNNNNNNNNNNNNNNNNNNNNNNNNNNNNNNNNNNNNNNNNNNNNNNNNNNNNNNNNNNNNNNNNNNNNNNNNNNNNNNNNNNNNNNNNNNNNNNNNNNNNNNNNNNNNNNNNNNNNNNNNNNNNNNNNNNNNNNNNNNNNNNNNNNNNNNNNNNNNNNNNNNNNNNNNNNNNNNNNNNNNNNNNNNNNNNNNNNNNNNNNNNNNNNNNNNNNNNNNNNNNNNNNNNNNNNNNNNNNNNNNNNNNNNNNNNNNNNNNNNNNNNNNNNNNNNNNNNNNNNNNNNNNNNNNNNNNNNNNNNNNNNNNNNNNNNNNNNNNNNNNNNNNNNNNNNNNNNNNNNNNNNNNNNNNNNNNNNNNNNNNNNNNNNNNNNNNNNNNNNNNNNNNNNNNNNNNNNNNNNNNNNNNNNNNNNNNNNNNNNNNNNNNNNNNNNNNNNNNNNNNNNNNNNNNNNNNNNNNNNNNNNNNNNNNNNNNNNNNNNNNNNNNNNNNNNNNNNNNNNNNNNNNNNNNNNNNNNNNNNNNNNNNNNNNNNNNN
The sequence above is a segment of the Chiloscyllium plagiosum isolate BGI_BamShark_2017 unplaced genomic scaffold, ASM401019v2 scaf_15380, whole genome shotgun sequence genome. Coding sequences within it:
- the LOC122546660 gene encoding RIMS-binding protein 2-like, producing the protein VFPVCFMIERNRRSSQQHSVTTRRMVALYDYDPRESSPNVDVEAELTFCAGDIISVWGELDEDGFYYGEINGQRGLVPSNFLEEVPDDVE